Proteins encoded within one genomic window of Triticum aestivum cultivar Chinese Spring chromosome 2D, IWGSC CS RefSeq v2.1, whole genome shotgun sequence:
- the LOC123049505 gene encoding NAC domain-containing protein 67-like, whose translation MANPNLTAGYVFQPTGHELIHHYLVPRAGLGGDIFPGFIEEGVDVLSLPPRELPFRENHIRDYGEVWGFFFAAKPAGETCPTPGAGGCWVQYGSEGGREAVAFRRRFAYRYTWKGGAVWSPTRWLMKEYRLNRDAAAFRRAHPDPEAADVVFVVHKVYRKPVLPPPVDSSSSDSEEEGSERSIVLKRRR comes from the coding sequence ATGGCGAACCCTAATCTGACAGCCGGCTACGTGTTCCAACCCACCGGCCATGAGCTCATCCACCACTACCTCGTCCCcagggcggggctcggcggcgacaTCTTCCCCGGCTTCATCGAGGAGGGCGTGGACGTCTTGTCCTTGCCCCCGCGTGAGCTCCCCTTCCGGGAAAACCACATAAGGGATTACGGCGAGGTATGGGGCTTCTTCTTTGCGGCAAAGCCCGCCGGCGAGACGTGCCCGACGCCGGGCGCGGGCGGGTGCTGGGTGCAGTACGGCAGCGAGGGCGGCCGGGAGGCAGTGGCGTTCCGGCGCAGGTTCGCGTACCGCTACACGTGGAAGGGCGGGGCGGTATGGTCGCCGACACGCTGGCTGATGAAGGAGTACCGGCTCAACAGGGACGCGGCCGCCTTCCGCCGCGCGCACCCGGACCCCGAGGCGGCGGACGTCGTCTTCGTGGTCCACAAGGTCTACCGGAAGCCGGTGCTCCCCCCGCCTGTCGACAGCAGCTCCAGCGACAGCGAGGAGGAGGGCTCCGAGCGCTCCATCGTGTTGAAGAGGAGGCGGTAG